The following are encoded in a window of Megalopta genalis isolate 19385.01 chromosome 6, iyMegGena1_principal, whole genome shotgun sequence genomic DNA:
- the eIF3g1 gene encoding eukaryotic translation initiation factor 3 subunit g1, with product MPVADVKSSWADEVEEEVAALPSPSEIYENGFKVLTEYKYNQDNKKVKVVRTYKIEKRIVSKTIAVRKNWAKFGDSVDDRPGPNPATTVGGEDVFMQFISSKEEENKVEEDNLDKLKNMGDKGVVKCRNCNGDHWTSKCPYKDTVLAGGKVPDDKKPLINAGAPGAVAELKPQGSKYVPPSMRDGGNKRGDAMQMQRRDDITTIRISNLSESTTDADLEELVKPFGTVLKFYLPKDKQTNLCKGFAYVHFKYRVEAAKAIATLNGYGYDHLILNVDWSKPQTQNN from the exons ATGCCGGTAGCAGATGTAAAATCCAGTTGGGCTGATGAAGTTGAAGAAGAAGTAGCAGCATTACCATCACCGTCAGAAATTTATGAAAATGGATTCAAGGTTCTTACCGAGTACAAGTACAACCAAGACAATAAAAAAGTCAAAGTTGTCCGtacgtataaaatagaaaaacgTATAGTTTCAAAGACAATTGCTGTACGTAAAAATTGGGCTAAGTTTGGAGATTCTGTGGATGATAGACCCGGACCCAATCCTGCCACTACCGTCGGTGGTGAAGATGTATTTATGCAGTTCATATCTAGCAAGGAAGAAGAAAATAAGGTTGAGGAAGATAAtcttgataaattgaaaaacatGGGTGACAAAGGCGTGGTTAAATGCCGTAATTGTAACGGAGACCATTGGACTTCAAAGTGTCCTTATAAAGATACGGTTCTTGCTGGAG GAAAAGTACCGGATGACAAGAAACCGCTTATTAATGCTGGCGCTCCTGGTGCAGTGGCCGAATTGAAGCCTCAAGGTAGCAAATATGTTCCACCTAGTATGCGCGACGGTGGCAATAAACGAGGGGATGCCATGCAAATGCAAAGACGCGATGACATCACTACCATTCGTATCTCCAATTTATCAGAAAGTACTACAGACGCAGATTTGGAAGAGCTTGTTAAACCGTTTGGAACGGTGCTCAAATTTTATCTTCCTAAAGACAAGCAAACCaatctttgtaaaggatttgCGTACGTCCACTTTAAATATAGAGTGGAAGCTGCAAAAGCTATTGCTACGCTCAATGGTTATGGTTATGACCATCTTATTCTAAATGTAGATTGGTCAAAGCCGCAGACGCAAAATAATTAA